DNA sequence from the Sulfurimonas sp. HSL3-1 genome:
GTCATCCTCGACCTGATGCTGCCCGGCATGGACGGTTTTGACGCCGCCAGGACGATCAAATCCGTCAGCGACATCCCCATCATCATCTCCTCCGCCCGCGGCGACATCGGCAACAAGATCCACGGTTTTGAGCTCGGCGTCGACGACTATCTTGCCAAACCCTACGAACCGCGGGAGCTCATCCTGCGCATCGAGGCGGTCCTGCGCCGCTACGGCAACGCCCCGCAGCTGCAAGTCTCGGACTTCACCGTCGACGAACAGAGCAGAACGGTCAGTATGGAGGGGTACCCCGTCGACCTCACCCCCGTGGAGTTCGAGATCTTCCTTTTCCTGCTGAAAAACCGCGGCAACA
Encoded proteins:
- a CDS encoding response regulator transcription factor, producing MTKRVMLIEDDRAMQALISGYLTDYGYGVSSFGDPRSALEALKQHKEAFDIVILDLMLPGMDGFDAARTIKSVSDIPIIISSARGDIGNKIHGFELGVDDYLAKPYEPRELILRIEAVLRRYGNAPQLQVSDFTVDEQSRTVSMEGYPVDLTPVEFEIFLFLLKNRGNNVSREQIVHATSLEPETKGRTVDMHISNIRLKIGDSAKSPSYIKSVWGIGYRFIG